One segment of Desulfovibrio sp. DNA contains the following:
- a CDS encoding Trm112 family protein, with translation MPMETRELLQILACPKCLGNLVALEDNGSVAAFACKACGVVYPVRDNIPIMLVEEAIPLEEWNKEHPAAKECA, from the coding sequence ATGCCTATGGAAACCCGCGAGTTACTGCAAATTCTGGCTTGTCCCAAATGCCTGGGCAACCTTGTGGCGCTGGAAGACAACGGTTCTGTCGCCGCATTTGCCTGCAAGGCCTGCGGCGTGGTCTATCCAGTGCGCGACAATATTCCCATCATGCTGGTTGAAGAAGCCATTCCCCTTGAAGAGTGGAACAAGGAACACCCTGCTGCCAAGGAATGCGCCTGA
- the yfcE gene encoding phosphodiesterase, giving the protein MRLLVASDLHGSVESLLFLLEKARELTPDALVLLGDLVYHGPRNPLPQGYDTRSVLQTMPDLSALPCPVMAVRGNCDAEVDLCLLPFAVTESTWIEADGLSIFASHGHHLPERPPCPGIKAGTVLLRGHTHVPRGETIDGLHFWNPGSLSLPKSGSPRTYGLIENGVFCVLDMQGGEILRHAPAQR; this is encoded by the coding sequence ATGCGTCTGCTTGTCGCCTCCGACCTGCACGGATCTGTTGAAAGCCTGCTTTTTTTGCTGGAAAAAGCGAGAGAGCTGACCCCTGACGCACTGGTGCTGCTGGGCGATCTGGTTTACCACGGCCCGCGCAATCCCCTGCCGCAGGGCTACGACACCCGCTCTGTGCTGCAAACCATGCCCGATCTTTCGGCCTTGCCCTGTCCGGTGATGGCAGTGCGCGGCAACTGCGATGCCGAGGTTGACCTGTGCCTGCTGCCCTTTGCAGTCACAGAATCCACATGGATTGAAGCAGACGGCCTGAGCATTTTTGCCAGCCACGGGCACCATCTGCCCGAGCGCCCGCCCTGCCCCGGCATCAAAGCTGGAACTGTGCTCTTGCGCGGGCATACCCATGTGCCGCGCGGCGAAACCATTGATGGCCTGCACTTCTGGAACCCCGGCTCCCTTTCCCTGCCCAAGAGCGGCTCGCCCCGCACCTACGGCCTTATAGAAAACGGCGTCTTTTGCGTGCTGGACATGCAGGGCGGCGAAATATTGCGCCACGCTCCCGCACAGCGCTAA